Proteins found in one Onychomys torridus chromosome 21, mOncTor1.1, whole genome shotgun sequence genomic segment:
- the Atp6v1e2 gene encoding V-type proton ATPase subunit E 2: MALTDIDVQKQIKHMMAFIEQEANEKAEEIDAKTEEEFSIEKGRLVQTQRLKIMDYYEKKEKQIEQQKKIQLSTMRNQARLTVLRARDDLILELLRDAKEGLIKIASDLGVYQELLDKLVLQSLLRLLEPVMIVRCRLQDLHLVEAAVQRAIPQYVMLCQKHSDVQVDQEIYLPSNTAGGVEVYSGDHRIKVSNTLESRLNLAALEKMPEIRKALFGVNANRKFFI, encoded by the coding sequence ATGGCCCTGACTGACATCGATGTGCAGAAGCAGATCAAGCACATGATGGCGTTCATTGAGCAAgaagccaatgaaaaggcagaggaGATAGATGCCAAGACAGAGGAAGAGTTCAGCATCGAGAAAGGCCGCCTCGTGCAGACCCAGAGACTAAAGATTATGGATTATTatgagaagaaggagaagcagatAGAGCAGCAGAAAAAAATCCAGCTCTCCACCATGAGAAATCAGGCACGGCTCACAGTCCTGAGAGCCCGAGAcgatctcatcttggaactgctCAGGGACGCGAAGGAGGGACTCATTAAAATTGCGTCGGATCTAGGTGTCTATCAGGAGCTGCTGGATAAACTTGTGCTCCAGTCCTTGCTCCGGCTTCTGGAGCCTGTGATGATCGTCCGCTGCAGGCTGCAGGACCTCCACCTGGTGGAGGCGGCAGTGCAAAGGGCCATCCCTCAGTACGTGATGCTCTGCCAAAAGCATTCAGACGTCCAGGTTGATCAAGAGATATATTTGCCATCGAATACCGCTGGAGGGGTGGAGGTCTATAGCGGTGATCACAGAATAAAGGTCTCCAATACCCTGGAAAGTCGACTGAATCTCGCAGCCCTGGAAAAGATGCCAGAGATACGAAAGGCTTTGTTTGGAGTTAATGCCAATAGAAAGTTCTTTATATAA